One stretch of Nicotiana tabacum cultivar K326 chromosome 18, ASM71507v2, whole genome shotgun sequence DNA includes these proteins:
- the LOC107820419 gene encoding methyl-CpG-binding domain-containing protein 2-like — translation MERDHPDIATPGKMDQNDLQGSNPDLNKVNSEPNALRVSTSPDIAETPTQKPAEKVASLAGEQENQIRENEENHSENAQNQMVLYDPAVAAAGEVEPLRARRNSFQNYTSRVLPSVGAFTVQCASCFKWRLIPTKEKYEEIREHILEQPFYCETAREWRPEVSCDDPPDITQDGSRLWAIDRPNIAQPPPGWERLLRIRAEGGTKFADVYYVSPSGKRLRSMVEVLKHLEEHPEYVAQGVQTSQFSFQIPRPLQEDYVKKRRPAPSRDGPSDVNPISWVAPDGNTGLLLGGPGPSAPSDTASLDVLDGNAPKKPKLMGDSDSFI, via the exons ATGGAGAGAGACCATCCAGATATTGCCACCCCTGGAAAGATGGATCAAAATGATCTTCAAGGTTCTAACCCTGACCTCAATAAGGTCAACAGCGAGCCAAATGCTTTGCGTGTTTCTACTTCCCCCGACATCGCGGAGACTCCTACCCAGAAACCTGCGGAAAAGGTTGCTTCTTTAGCAGGGGAACAAGAAAATCAGATCAGAGAGAATGAGGAGAATCATagtgaaaatgctcaaaaccAGATGGTGCTTTATGATCCTGCTGTCGCTGCAGCTGGTGAAGTTGAACCTCTCCGTGCTCGGAGAAACTCCTTCCAAAATTATACATCTAGGGTTTTGCCATCTGTAGGGGCATTTACTGTGCAGTGTGCTAGCTGTTTCAAATGGCGGCTCATACCTACAAAGGAGAAGTATGAAGAAATAAGGGAACACATATTGGAGCAGCCCTTCTATTGTGAAACAGCTCGTGAGTGGCGTCCAGAGGTATCGTGTGATGATCCACCTGACATCACTCAAGATGGAAGCAGGCTGTGGGCAATTGATAGACCTAACATTGCTCAGCCTCCTCCAGGGTGGGAACGGCTTTTAAGAATCAGAGCAGAAGGAGGCACCAAGTTTGCTGATGT GTACTATGTTTCGCCATCTGGCAAGAGACTTCGTTCCATGGTTGAAGTTCTAAA GCACTTGGAGGAACATCCGGAGTATGTGGCACAAGGTGTACAGACGTCACAGTTTTCATTTCAGATCCCAAGACCTCTACAGGAAGACTATGTTAAGAAGCGTCGTCCAGCACCTTCACGTGATGGTCCTTCTGATG TTAATCCTATCTCATGGGTCGCTCCAGATGGCAATACAGGTTTATTGCTTGGTGGACCCGGGCCGTCTGCACCTTCTGATACAGCCTCTTTAGATGTACTGGACGGTAACGCTCCAAAGAAACCTAAACTGATGGGCGACAGTGATTCATTTATCTAA
- the LOC107820429 gene encoding uncharacterized protein LOC107820429 isoform X1: MSSASLDMSFAGSFCRKWSFRPCRRPKSCISQVGFRKNQTFLVLLESNGKMFRKFKNCLSSVGYNGVPLTEISCAPSAAICQNELPPLVSALKASAEENAASFHFPGHNRGKAAPSSLTQLIGSKPFLHDLPELPELDNLFSPEGPILEAQKQAARLFGASETWFLVGGSTCGIQAAIMATCSPGDTLILPRNSHISAISSMVLSGALPKYVVPEYDFNWDVAGDITPSQVRKAINELEMEGRKAVAVLVVSPTYHGICSNLDEICEICHSHSIPVIVDEAHGAHLGFHPKLPSSSLSQGADLSVQSTHKVLCALTQSSMLHMQGNLVDRERISRSLQMLQSSSPSYLLLASLDAARAQLSENREAIFDKAMNLAMEARSLISKIPGISVLEFPSFSSSFSIDPLRFTIGVWQLGLSGFEADDILCKDFGVVCELVGTKSFTLAFNLGTQRDHVLRLVAGLKHLSEASHFHQPVKDEGKNVNHFACFGDVRMSMSPREAFFAKKRKVSIRDSLGEICGELVCPYPPGIPVLIPGEIITERALSYLLEIRSKGAVITGAADCSLSSFVVCVT; encoded by the exons ATGTCTTCTGCAAGTCTGGATATG AGTTTTGCTGGGAGTTTTTGCAGGAAATGGAGTTTCAGGCCTTGTAGAAGACCAAAATCTTGCATTTCTCAAGTGGGGTTTCGAAAAAATCAAACTTTTTTAGTATTACTG GAAAGCAATGGTAAAATGTTCAGGAAATTCAAGAACTGTTTAAGCTCTGTAGGGTATAATGGAGTTCCTTTAACAGAAATTTCTTGTGCTCCAAGTGCTGCAATCTGTCAAAATGAGCTGCCTCCACTTGTTAGTGCTTTAAAAGCTTCAGCTGAAGAAAATGCTGCaagttttcattttcctggccataACAGAGGGAAAGCAGCACCATCATCATTGACTCAGCTCATTGGTTCAAAACCGTTTCTACATGATTTACCTGAGCTTCCAGAGCTTGACAATCTCTTTTCTCCAGAAGGTCCCATTTTAGAAGCACAAAAACAAGCGGCAAGGCTTTTTGGAGCATCAGAAACATGGTTCCTTGTTGGTGGTAGTACATGTGGAATTCAGGCCGCCATTATGGCGACTTGTTCACCTGGAGATACTCTTATTCTACCACGGAATTCTCATATCTCAGCCATATCTTCCATGGTATTGTCTGGTGCACTCCCAAAGTACGTCGTCCCTGAATATGATTTCAACTGGGATGTCGCTGGTGACATCACTCCATCACAG GTACGCAAAGCAATCAATGAGCTAGAAATGGAGGGCCGAAAAGCAGTTGCCGTTTTGGTTGTCTCCCCTACCTATCACGGTATATGCAGCAACTTGGATGAGATCTGTGAGATCTGTCATTCTCACAGTATCCCCGTAATTGTTGATGAGGCTCATGGCGCTCACTTAGGATTTCATCCGAAGCTGCCTAGCTCATCCTTGAGCCAGGGAGCTGATCTTTCCGTACAGTCTACTCACAAAGTTTTGTGTGCACTTACGCAATCATCAATGTTGCACATGCAAGGAAATCTTGTGGATAGAGAAAGAATCAGCAGAAGCCTACAAATGCTTCAAAGTAGTAGCCCAAGTTATCTGCTTTTAGCATCTCTGGATGCTGCCAGGGCCCAACTGAGTGAAAATAGAGAGGCAATTTTTGACAAAGCAATGAACTTGGCAATGGAAGCAAGAAGCTTGATTAGTAAAATTCCTGGAATCTCAGTCCTTGAGTTTCCAAGTTTTTCTAGTTCTTTTTCCATTGACCCACTGCGATTCACCATTGGTGTATGGCAGTTAGGTCTTTCAGGTTTTGAAGCAGATGATATATTGTGCAaagattttggtgttgtttgtgaactTGTAGGGACCAAATCTTTTACTTTGGCGTTTAACTTAGGGACTCAAAGGGATCATGTTCTTAGGCTTGTAGCCGGTCTAAAGCATCTATCAGAAGCTTCTCACTTTCATCAACCTGTGAAAGATGAAGGCAAAAATGTAAATCATTTTGCATGCTTTGGTGATGTTAGAATGAGCATGAGCCCTAGAGAGGCCTTCTTTGCTAAAAAACGTAAAGTCAGCATAAGAGATAGCCTCGGTGAAATTTGTGGAGAGCTTGTATGTCCTTATCCACCTGGTATTCCAGTGCTAATTCCTGGTGAGATCATCACAGAAAGAGCGTTGAGTTATCTCCTGGAGATCAGGAGCAAGGGTGCTGTTATTACTGGAGCAGCTGATTGCTCCCTATCATCTTTTGTTGTATGTGTTACCTAA
- the LOC107820429 gene encoding uncharacterized protein LOC107820429 isoform X2: MSSASLDMSFAGSFCRKWSFRPCRRPKSCISQESNGKMFRKFKNCLSSVGYNGVPLTEISCAPSAAICQNELPPLVSALKASAEENAASFHFPGHNRGKAAPSSLTQLIGSKPFLHDLPELPELDNLFSPEGPILEAQKQAARLFGASETWFLVGGSTCGIQAAIMATCSPGDTLILPRNSHISAISSMVLSGALPKYVVPEYDFNWDVAGDITPSQVRKAINELEMEGRKAVAVLVVSPTYHGICSNLDEICEICHSHSIPVIVDEAHGAHLGFHPKLPSSSLSQGADLSVQSTHKVLCALTQSSMLHMQGNLVDRERISRSLQMLQSSSPSYLLLASLDAARAQLSENREAIFDKAMNLAMEARSLISKIPGISVLEFPSFSSSFSIDPLRFTIGVWQLGLSGFEADDILCKDFGVVCELVGTKSFTLAFNLGTQRDHVLRLVAGLKHLSEASHFHQPVKDEGKNVNHFACFGDVRMSMSPREAFFAKKRKVSIRDSLGEICGELVCPYPPGIPVLIPGEIITERALSYLLEIRSKGAVITGAADCSLSSFVVCVT, from the exons ATGTCTTCTGCAAGTCTGGATATG AGTTTTGCTGGGAGTTTTTGCAGGAAATGGAGTTTCAGGCCTTGTAGAAGACCAAAATCTTGCATTTCTCAA GAAAGCAATGGTAAAATGTTCAGGAAATTCAAGAACTGTTTAAGCTCTGTAGGGTATAATGGAGTTCCTTTAACAGAAATTTCTTGTGCTCCAAGTGCTGCAATCTGTCAAAATGAGCTGCCTCCACTTGTTAGTGCTTTAAAAGCTTCAGCTGAAGAAAATGCTGCaagttttcattttcctggccataACAGAGGGAAAGCAGCACCATCATCATTGACTCAGCTCATTGGTTCAAAACCGTTTCTACATGATTTACCTGAGCTTCCAGAGCTTGACAATCTCTTTTCTCCAGAAGGTCCCATTTTAGAAGCACAAAAACAAGCGGCAAGGCTTTTTGGAGCATCAGAAACATGGTTCCTTGTTGGTGGTAGTACATGTGGAATTCAGGCCGCCATTATGGCGACTTGTTCACCTGGAGATACTCTTATTCTACCACGGAATTCTCATATCTCAGCCATATCTTCCATGGTATTGTCTGGTGCACTCCCAAAGTACGTCGTCCCTGAATATGATTTCAACTGGGATGTCGCTGGTGACATCACTCCATCACAG GTACGCAAAGCAATCAATGAGCTAGAAATGGAGGGCCGAAAAGCAGTTGCCGTTTTGGTTGTCTCCCCTACCTATCACGGTATATGCAGCAACTTGGATGAGATCTGTGAGATCTGTCATTCTCACAGTATCCCCGTAATTGTTGATGAGGCTCATGGCGCTCACTTAGGATTTCATCCGAAGCTGCCTAGCTCATCCTTGAGCCAGGGAGCTGATCTTTCCGTACAGTCTACTCACAAAGTTTTGTGTGCACTTACGCAATCATCAATGTTGCACATGCAAGGAAATCTTGTGGATAGAGAAAGAATCAGCAGAAGCCTACAAATGCTTCAAAGTAGTAGCCCAAGTTATCTGCTTTTAGCATCTCTGGATGCTGCCAGGGCCCAACTGAGTGAAAATAGAGAGGCAATTTTTGACAAAGCAATGAACTTGGCAATGGAAGCAAGAAGCTTGATTAGTAAAATTCCTGGAATCTCAGTCCTTGAGTTTCCAAGTTTTTCTAGTTCTTTTTCCATTGACCCACTGCGATTCACCATTGGTGTATGGCAGTTAGGTCTTTCAGGTTTTGAAGCAGATGATATATTGTGCAaagattttggtgttgtttgtgaactTGTAGGGACCAAATCTTTTACTTTGGCGTTTAACTTAGGGACTCAAAGGGATCATGTTCTTAGGCTTGTAGCCGGTCTAAAGCATCTATCAGAAGCTTCTCACTTTCATCAACCTGTGAAAGATGAAGGCAAAAATGTAAATCATTTTGCATGCTTTGGTGATGTTAGAATGAGCATGAGCCCTAGAGAGGCCTTCTTTGCTAAAAAACGTAAAGTCAGCATAAGAGATAGCCTCGGTGAAATTTGTGGAGAGCTTGTATGTCCTTATCCACCTGGTATTCCAGTGCTAATTCCTGGTGAGATCATCACAGAAAGAGCGTTGAGTTATCTCCTGGAGATCAGGAGCAAGGGTGCTGTTATTACTGGAGCAGCTGATTGCTCCCTATCATCTTTTGTTGTATGTGTTACCTAA
- the LOC142172896 gene encoding uncharacterized protein LOC142172896 isoform X1, producing MFLQVVSPLTKNQGFGSTFVSPSIARRATPEQLEHDSLIMGQREQSRTALFDQTESLIDHSQQQNNQKSMLGPPLVNAIKISVEKNAAPFHFPGHKRGVAAPSSLVDIIGIAPFLHDATELPELDRFGYPTGPLLDAQSMAAELFGATQTWFLVCGTTCGILAAIMSACSPGDTLILARNSHVSATSAMVLCGAIPKYIVPEHNLEWDIAGGVTPSQVKMAIQESEKEGKRAAAVFVTSPTYNGVCSNLSEISQICHSHGIPLIVDEAHGAHFKFHPNMPKTALSQGADLVIQSTHKVLCSFSQSSMLHLSGNRIDRDRVHKCLQSLQTTSPNWLLLASLDATRDEISKNPNTLFNEVMELVQEEKEVISHIPGISLLDLSSFSKNFSSIDPLRMTIGTQELGLSGFQAYDILSSSHGIEPELIGTKSFTLAFSIGTTKEHSKRLVNGLKYLSTNYFLKETKMKRKIIDDNGIEGVPFGEVYMSCTPREAFFARKKIVNFEESIGEVCGEFICPFPPGIPVLIPGEVITKRAVDYLIQVRDQGAFLKGAADPLLASVVVCDF from the exons ATGTTTCTACAAGTAGTCTCTCCCTTGACAAAAAAT CAGGGTTTTGGATCAACTTTTGTCAGTCCATCCATAGCAAGAAGAGCCACTCCTGAGCAACTG GAACATGATAGTTTGATCATGGGACAGAGAGAGCAGAGCAGAACGGCCTTGTTTGATCAAACTGAAAGTCTGATTGATCATTCTcaacaacaaaataatcaaaaatcaATGCTCGGCCCACCTTTAGTAAATGCCATAAAAATTTCAGTAGAGAAAAATGCAGCTCCTTTCCATTTTCCAGGTCACAAAAGAGGTGTAGCCGCACCATCTTCACTAGTCGATATTATCGGTATCGCGCCATTTCTTCATGATGCAACTGAACTTCCAGAGCTTGATAGATTTGGTTATCCAACTGGACCTTTATTAGATGCACAAAGTATGGCTGCTGAGCTCTTTGGTGCAACTCAGACATGGTTCTTAGTTTGTGGAACAACTTGTGGGATATTAGCAGCTATTATGTCTGCTTGTTCACCAGGTGATACATTAATTCTTGCAAGAAACTCACATGTTTCAGCCACTTCTGCTATGGTGCTCTGTGGTGCTATTCCAAAGTACATTGTTCCTGAACATAACCTTGAATGGGATATTGCTGGTGGTGTTACTCCTTCACAG GTAAAAATGGCTATTCAAGAATCGGAAAAGGAAGGCAAAAGGGCAGCTGCAGTTTTTGTTACATCACCAACTTACAATGGAGTATGCAGCAACTTGTCTGAAATTTCTCAAATATGTCATTCTCATGGAATTCCTCTAATTGTAGATGAAGCTCATGGTGCTCACTTCAAATTTCACCCTAACATGCCTAAAACTGCACTTTCTCAAGGAGCAGACCTTGTCATACAATCAACACACAAAGTATTATGCTCATTTTCTCAATCATCAATGCTACATTTGTCCGGAAATCGAATCGATAGAGATAGAGTGCACAAATGTCTTCAGTCATTACAAACCACTAGTCCAAATTGGCTTCTCTTAGCATCTTTGGATGCAACTAGGGATGAAATAAGTAAAAATCCAAACACCCTTTTCAATGAAGTAATGGAATTAGTCCAAGAAGAGAAAGAAGTAATTAGCCACATTCCTGGAATTTCACTTTTGGATCTCTCAAGCTTTTCCAAGAATTTTTCTTCTATAGACCCTTTGAGAATGACAATCGGTACACAAGAACTTGGCCTTTCAGGGTTCCAAGCATATGACATACTGTCATCAAGTCATGGAATTGAGCCAGAACTAATTGGAACTAAATCCTTCACATTAGCCTTTAGCATTGGAACTACTAAAGAACATAGTAAAAGACTTGTTAATGGATTGAAGTATTTATCAACCAATTACTTCTTAAAAGAGACAAAAATGAAGAGGAAAATAATAGATGATAATGGTATAGAAGGGGTACCATTTGGAGAAGTTTACATGAGTTGTACACCAAGAGAAGCCTTTTTTGCTAGGAAAAAGATTGTGAATTTTGAAGAAAGCATTGGGGAAGTTTGTGGAGAATTTATTTGCCCTTTCCCACCAGGTATTCCAGTCTTAATTCCAGGTGAAGTCATCACAAAGAGGGCTGTGGATTATCTCATACAAGTTAGGGATCAAGGAGCTTTTCTTAAAGGGGCTGCTGATCCTCTACTTGCCTCTGTGGTTGTTTGTGATTTTTGA
- the LOC142172896 gene encoding uncharacterized protein LOC142172896 isoform X2 has protein sequence MFLQVVSPLTKNGFGSTFVSPSIARRATPEQLEHDSLIMGQREQSRTALFDQTESLIDHSQQQNNQKSMLGPPLVNAIKISVEKNAAPFHFPGHKRGVAAPSSLVDIIGIAPFLHDATELPELDRFGYPTGPLLDAQSMAAELFGATQTWFLVCGTTCGILAAIMSACSPGDTLILARNSHVSATSAMVLCGAIPKYIVPEHNLEWDIAGGVTPSQVKMAIQESEKEGKRAAAVFVTSPTYNGVCSNLSEISQICHSHGIPLIVDEAHGAHFKFHPNMPKTALSQGADLVIQSTHKVLCSFSQSSMLHLSGNRIDRDRVHKCLQSLQTTSPNWLLLASLDATRDEISKNPNTLFNEVMELVQEEKEVISHIPGISLLDLSSFSKNFSSIDPLRMTIGTQELGLSGFQAYDILSSSHGIEPELIGTKSFTLAFSIGTTKEHSKRLVNGLKYLSTNYFLKETKMKRKIIDDNGIEGVPFGEVYMSCTPREAFFARKKIVNFEESIGEVCGEFICPFPPGIPVLIPGEVITKRAVDYLIQVRDQGAFLKGAADPLLASVVVCDF, from the exons ATGTTTCTACAAGTAGTCTCTCCCTTGACAAAAAAT GGTTTTGGATCAACTTTTGTCAGTCCATCCATAGCAAGAAGAGCCACTCCTGAGCAACTG GAACATGATAGTTTGATCATGGGACAGAGAGAGCAGAGCAGAACGGCCTTGTTTGATCAAACTGAAAGTCTGATTGATCATTCTcaacaacaaaataatcaaaaatcaATGCTCGGCCCACCTTTAGTAAATGCCATAAAAATTTCAGTAGAGAAAAATGCAGCTCCTTTCCATTTTCCAGGTCACAAAAGAGGTGTAGCCGCACCATCTTCACTAGTCGATATTATCGGTATCGCGCCATTTCTTCATGATGCAACTGAACTTCCAGAGCTTGATAGATTTGGTTATCCAACTGGACCTTTATTAGATGCACAAAGTATGGCTGCTGAGCTCTTTGGTGCAACTCAGACATGGTTCTTAGTTTGTGGAACAACTTGTGGGATATTAGCAGCTATTATGTCTGCTTGTTCACCAGGTGATACATTAATTCTTGCAAGAAACTCACATGTTTCAGCCACTTCTGCTATGGTGCTCTGTGGTGCTATTCCAAAGTACATTGTTCCTGAACATAACCTTGAATGGGATATTGCTGGTGGTGTTACTCCTTCACAG GTAAAAATGGCTATTCAAGAATCGGAAAAGGAAGGCAAAAGGGCAGCTGCAGTTTTTGTTACATCACCAACTTACAATGGAGTATGCAGCAACTTGTCTGAAATTTCTCAAATATGTCATTCTCATGGAATTCCTCTAATTGTAGATGAAGCTCATGGTGCTCACTTCAAATTTCACCCTAACATGCCTAAAACTGCACTTTCTCAAGGAGCAGACCTTGTCATACAATCAACACACAAAGTATTATGCTCATTTTCTCAATCATCAATGCTACATTTGTCCGGAAATCGAATCGATAGAGATAGAGTGCACAAATGTCTTCAGTCATTACAAACCACTAGTCCAAATTGGCTTCTCTTAGCATCTTTGGATGCAACTAGGGATGAAATAAGTAAAAATCCAAACACCCTTTTCAATGAAGTAATGGAATTAGTCCAAGAAGAGAAAGAAGTAATTAGCCACATTCCTGGAATTTCACTTTTGGATCTCTCAAGCTTTTCCAAGAATTTTTCTTCTATAGACCCTTTGAGAATGACAATCGGTACACAAGAACTTGGCCTTTCAGGGTTCCAAGCATATGACATACTGTCATCAAGTCATGGAATTGAGCCAGAACTAATTGGAACTAAATCCTTCACATTAGCCTTTAGCATTGGAACTACTAAAGAACATAGTAAAAGACTTGTTAATGGATTGAAGTATTTATCAACCAATTACTTCTTAAAAGAGACAAAAATGAAGAGGAAAATAATAGATGATAATGGTATAGAAGGGGTACCATTTGGAGAAGTTTACATGAGTTGTACACCAAGAGAAGCCTTTTTTGCTAGGAAAAAGATTGTGAATTTTGAAGAAAGCATTGGGGAAGTTTGTGGAGAATTTATTTGCCCTTTCCCACCAGGTATTCCAGTCTTAATTCCAGGTGAAGTCATCACAAAGAGGGCTGTGGATTATCTCATACAAGTTAGGGATCAAGGAGCTTTTCTTAAAGGGGCTGCTGATCCTCTACTTGCCTCTGTGGTTGTTTGTGATTTTTGA